The following are encoded in a window of Mycolicibacterium tusciae JS617 genomic DNA:
- a CDS encoding CoA-transferase has translation MSGDEWSFDEWFVVALARTIRDKEAVFHGFASPCAQVAMHVARRTHARDMILIEGATYAVNPDPVFIPPTGNDLALHRDAAYRMRFEEFFDAALRGDIDRMFVSGGQIDGYGNTNVTAIGPDPLRPKVKLGGGGGGCNISATIGELTLWTTRHRSGRTLVDKVDFITDIGHVTPLGSRKELGYTGGGPKWLITELGVFDFSADNHARLRAVWPDVTLDEVRAATGFDLIVDLSPGLVRPPSVAELAEVRAIDPLACRRLEFDQRELDRRFGRTEHAPCGC, from the coding sequence ATGAGCGGTGACGAATGGAGCTTCGACGAGTGGTTCGTGGTTGCACTGGCGCGGACCATCCGCGACAAGGAAGCCGTCTTTCACGGTTTCGCCAGCCCGTGCGCGCAGGTCGCAATGCATGTCGCGCGTCGCACCCATGCGCGCGACATGATCCTGATCGAGGGCGCCACATATGCGGTCAATCCCGACCCCGTGTTTATCCCACCAACGGGCAATGACCTTGCCCTGCATCGCGACGCCGCATACCGGATGCGATTCGAAGAATTCTTCGACGCCGCGCTGCGCGGCGATATCGACCGCATGTTCGTCTCCGGCGGGCAGATCGACGGATACGGCAACACCAACGTGACCGCCATCGGCCCAGATCCGCTGCGGCCCAAAGTCAAACTGGGTGGAGGCGGCGGCGGATGTAACATATCGGCCACCATCGGGGAACTCACGTTGTGGACAACACGGCACCGAAGTGGTCGCACGTTGGTCGACAAGGTGGACTTCATCACCGATATTGGCCACGTGACCCCGCTGGGGTCGCGCAAAGAGCTCGGCTACACCGGGGGCGGTCCAAAGTGGCTCATCACTGAACTCGGGGTGTTCGACTTCTCGGCCGATAATCACGCGCGCCTACGTGCGGTGTGGCCCGATGTCACCCTCGACGAGGTTCGTGCCGCCACGGGGTTCGACCTCATCGTCGATCTCTCGCCGGGACTAGTGCGCCCACCGAGCGTCGCCGAGCTCGCGGAGGTCCGCGCCATCGACCCGCTGGCATGTCGGCGCCTGGAGTTCGACCAGCGTGAACTCGACCGGCGCTTCGGCCGGACAGAGCACGCACCGTGCGGCTGCTGA
- a CDS encoding MmoB/DmpM family protein: MSAPTPERDRTKVRDTVGISLIGSEETNVAVDMVAELMPEAKITDNDIFYKIERDGMLSFDMNELSDRLGKPYTVHDFLVNMTSYYGRIVVKDHEIEIHSEILPERFRD, from the coding sequence GTGTCAGCCCCCACCCCCGAGCGGGACCGCACCAAAGTCCGTGACACCGTAGGGATTTCGTTGATCGGAAGCGAAGAGACCAACGTCGCTGTAGATATGGTCGCTGAGCTGATGCCGGAGGCCAAGATCACCGACAACGACATCTTCTACAAGATCGAGCGTGACGGCATGCTGAGCTTCGACATGAACGAACTCAGCGATCGACTCGGCAAGCCCTACACCGTCCACGACTTCCTCGTGAACATGACCTCGTACTATGGCCGGATTGTCGTGAAGGATCACGAGATCGAGATCCATTCGGAGATCCTGCCGGAACGATTCCGCGACTGA
- a CDS encoding acetate--CoA ligase family protein — MRLLTALFTPRRVLLVGASPRPGTLGWLLTENLGVFPGELICKGSGDVLGEDCRDIDLAVVATPGPIVASIVDQLARKAKVIVVLSAGFAETGTAGRDAQAEVIAAARPARVIGPNCFGVQDCNALLNASIAAGLPLAGGGIALVSQAGTYAMAARAYSHDDRVRFSKVIALGNASDVSAAELMAELRSDPASTTLCFAVESLPDARVFIEQVRLTTPRKPVVVYKAGQTDAGARSAASHTGAVAAPSSMLRDVLAQAGAVQVSSGEELFDAAQAFDMQPPLAGPRIGVVSNSGGAAVEMVDALAQQGLSVPVLSDPLRNRIAAQLPVFASARNPVDITPVWSQYSQLYPQITEILAESGELDAVVVLLTHRAAEDEETVQAIASRCAVSRPPTAAVPIYVCTIAGRAVRATLQPLQDAGIPCFDGPTRTARAVGHVYRYTQACARGVTPLQPLPDPSHQRLSNDQAELAELLTRFGIPIAPSTLCRSLDEVEHTDVQFPAVIKFASAEHRTERDGVRLNIESRRELIAAAADLITRAGSGGLLVQPQLAGVEIMVGAVRDSSLGPVVMVGLGGIWVEILNDIAFALAPIRHGDAVALISGLAGYPILSGARGTSPINLDSVADVVVQVGQLCAEYPGISSLTLNPVIVTGTDAVAVDWKSTSP; from the coding sequence GTGCGGCTGCTGACCGCGCTGTTCACGCCGCGGCGCGTGCTGTTAGTCGGCGCATCACCGCGACCGGGGACGCTCGGCTGGCTACTGACGGAGAACCTTGGAGTATTCCCCGGCGAACTCATCTGCAAGGGCAGCGGTGACGTGCTCGGCGAAGACTGTCGCGACATCGATTTAGCGGTTGTCGCGACACCAGGCCCGATAGTTGCCTCGATAGTCGATCAGCTGGCGCGCAAAGCGAAGGTGATCGTGGTGTTGTCCGCGGGCTTCGCCGAGACCGGCACCGCGGGCCGGGATGCGCAGGCGGAGGTGATTGCTGCCGCCCGCCCCGCCCGGGTGATAGGCCCGAACTGCTTTGGTGTGCAGGACTGTAACGCTCTTCTGAACGCGTCGATCGCGGCTGGCCTGCCGCTGGCCGGCGGCGGGATTGCGTTGGTAAGTCAGGCAGGAACCTACGCCATGGCGGCGCGAGCGTATTCCCATGACGACCGGGTTCGGTTCAGCAAGGTCATCGCGCTCGGCAATGCCTCCGACGTGTCCGCCGCCGAACTCATGGCCGAACTTCGGAGCGACCCCGCGAGCACGACGTTGTGTTTTGCAGTGGAGAGCCTGCCCGACGCGCGGGTGTTCATCGAACAAGTCCGGTTGACCACACCTCGTAAACCTGTGGTCGTGTACAAGGCCGGCCAGACGGATGCCGGTGCACGCTCAGCGGCCAGCCATACTGGCGCCGTGGCGGCGCCGAGCTCGATGCTGCGCGATGTGTTGGCGCAGGCGGGCGCCGTCCAGGTGAGTTCGGGCGAGGAACTCTTTGACGCTGCACAGGCATTCGACATGCAGCCGCCACTCGCGGGGCCACGTATCGGCGTGGTGTCCAATTCAGGAGGTGCCGCCGTAGAGATGGTCGATGCACTTGCCCAACAGGGATTGTCGGTTCCAGTCTTGTCGGATCCGCTGCGCAACCGCATTGCCGCGCAGCTCCCCGTATTTGCCAGCGCGCGTAATCCGGTAGACATCACGCCGGTATGGTCACAATATTCTCAGCTCTACCCGCAGATCACCGAAATCCTTGCCGAGTCCGGAGAACTTGATGCCGTGGTGGTTCTGCTCACGCATAGAGCCGCTGAGGACGAAGAGACGGTTCAGGCCATCGCTAGCCGTTGTGCTGTGTCGAGACCACCGACTGCCGCGGTCCCGATCTACGTGTGCACGATCGCCGGCCGGGCGGTTCGCGCTACGTTACAACCACTGCAGGATGCCGGCATTCCGTGTTTTGACGGACCCACTCGCACCGCGCGAGCCGTCGGGCACGTGTACCGCTACACCCAGGCGTGCGCGCGGGGAGTAACGCCCCTGCAGCCGCTTCCCGATCCGTCGCACCAACGACTTTCGAACGACCAAGCCGAGCTGGCAGAATTGCTAACTCGTTTCGGGATACCCATCGCGCCGAGCACGCTGTGCCGCTCCCTTGACGAAGTCGAGCACACCGATGTCCAGTTTCCTGCGGTGATTAAGTTCGCCTCTGCCGAACACCGCACGGAGCGCGACGGCGTACGCCTGAATATCGAGTCCCGGCGAGAGCTGATAGCAGCCGCCGCAGATCTGATCACCCGCGCCGGCAGCGGCGGACTTCTTGTGCAGCCCCAGCTCGCCGGTGTCGAAATCATGGTGGGTGCGGTAAGGGATTCCTCGTTGGGGCCAGTGGTGATGGTGGGCCTTGGCGGGATATGGGTAGAAATCCTCAACGACATAGCCTTCGCGCTGGCACCAATTCGACACGGCGACGCGGTCGCTCTCATCTCCGGGTTGGCGGGCTACCCAATTCTGTCCGGCGCCCGTGGCACATCCCCGATCAACCTGGACAGCGTGGCGGACGTTGTCGTGCAGGTGGGGCAGCTGTGTGCCGAGTACCCCGGTATTTCGTCGCTGACGCTGAATCCGGTCATCGTGACCGGCACGGACGCGGTCGCGGTCGACTGGAAATCGACGTCCCCGTAG
- a CDS encoding aromatic/alkene/methane monooxygenase hydroxylase/oxygenase subunit alpha, translated as MASPKLEVVHEKSKRYDWGFDYARPDPKFPTRYIIPPKGKDPFRSMLRGYAAMESEKDNRVYGGLDSNVRYRNATTAEPRFIEGMKFGIPSLTDAEYQAACGSGFLIASMKNQELRQGYAGQMLDEVRHTQIEVALRKYYLKNYHDPAGFDIGQIGLGNHPVGTLARASFQPFNTGDPVEVSMCMNIVLETAYTNPLVVALPQVAAVNGEHAMPTAFLSIQSDESRHMANGYGTLMSVIQEHDNLPFLQESLDRHFWHQHQSMDTLVGVLSEYFAVERPWAYKDVWEEWVVDDFVGSYMSRLSPFGLKPPARLGEVARFVNEMHHSVAIALAAMWPLNFWRTDPMGPADYEWFENHYPGWTKSYGGLWDAFRDMSDPSSARILLQELPALPAFCQVCHVPCVVPSIHAPETRIVYGEGKKFAVCSEGCEWIFNLNPTIYSGCANWWERFDGMDLADVILALGYVRPDGKTLIGQPHLNAERMWTIDDIRRLHYEVKDPLK; from the coding sequence ATGGCTAGTCCCAAGCTCGAAGTAGTCCACGAAAAGTCCAAGAGGTATGACTGGGGCTTCGACTACGCGCGCCCTGACCCGAAATTTCCCACCCGCTACATCATTCCGCCCAAAGGCAAGGATCCGTTCCGATCGATGTTGCGGGGATACGCCGCGATGGAATCCGAAAAGGACAACCGCGTCTATGGCGGCTTGGACAGCAACGTCCGATACCGCAACGCGACGACGGCCGAGCCGCGCTTCATCGAAGGCATGAAGTTCGGCATCCCCAGCTTGACCGACGCCGAATACCAGGCAGCCTGCGGGTCCGGGTTCCTGATCGCGTCCATGAAGAACCAGGAGCTCAGGCAGGGTTACGCCGGCCAGATGCTCGACGAGGTCCGCCACACCCAGATCGAGGTCGCGCTGCGCAAGTACTACCTGAAGAACTACCACGATCCAGCAGGCTTCGACATCGGTCAGATTGGTCTGGGTAACCACCCCGTTGGCACCCTGGCGCGCGCCTCGTTTCAGCCGTTCAACACCGGTGACCCGGTGGAGGTCTCGATGTGTATGAACATTGTGCTGGAGACGGCCTACACCAACCCGTTGGTGGTCGCGCTGCCCCAGGTCGCCGCGGTCAACGGTGAGCACGCGATGCCCACGGCATTCCTGTCGATCCAGTCCGACGAGTCGCGCCACATGGCCAACGGCTACGGCACCCTCATGAGCGTCATTCAGGAACACGACAACCTGCCGTTCCTGCAGGAGTCCCTGGACCGTCACTTCTGGCATCAGCATCAGTCGATGGACACCCTGGTCGGTGTGCTCTCCGAATACTTCGCGGTGGAGCGGCCGTGGGCGTACAAGGATGTCTGGGAAGAGTGGGTCGTCGACGACTTCGTCGGCTCGTACATGAGCCGGCTGAGCCCGTTCGGACTCAAGCCGCCGGCGCGTCTCGGCGAGGTAGCGCGCTTCGTCAACGAAATGCATCACTCCGTGGCGATTGCTCTCGCGGCGATGTGGCCGCTGAACTTCTGGCGGACCGATCCGATGGGGCCGGCCGACTACGAGTGGTTCGAGAACCACTACCCGGGGTGGACAAAGTCCTACGGCGGTCTGTGGGATGCGTTCCGCGACATGAGCGATCCGTCTTCGGCCCGGATTCTGCTGCAGGAGCTGCCCGCCCTGCCTGCGTTCTGCCAGGTGTGCCACGTTCCGTGCGTGGTGCCGAGTATCCATGCACCTGAGACGCGCATCGTCTACGGGGAAGGTAAGAAGTTCGCCGTGTGCAGCGAGGGTTGCGAGTGGATCTTCAACCTCAACCCGACGATCTACTCGGGCTGCGCCAATTGGTGGGAACGATTCGACGGCATGGACCTGGCCGATGTCATCCTGGCACTGGGCTACGTCCGCCCCGACGGGAAGACGCTGATCGGCCAGCCGCACCTGAACGCCGAACGGATGTGGACGATCGACGACATCCGCCGGCTGCACTACGAGGTGAAGGACCCACTGAAGTGA
- a CDS encoding cobalamin-independent methionine synthase II family protein — translation MKVGSTDVLLPTTMVGNYPNPRWYDGHGFAQFPKGEFVYDAISREAFEDAVLAIVHDQEAAGLDIISDGKVYGGDSPYASIIYHYYERMTGFRPSGTNIGLPIYSTLYSPIVESEVRREHPFHLATLRATRKATKKPVKVSYVGIQALAAAATNNFYSEERELGMAIAKAFKEDFKEIEQNGCDIIQLDEFVWPYGIGDWEVEAINFAMEGISCDFWVHACWGNYSGTPGYLPEENEKEFGAWVLDKRTSHSAGTERAAAIFPKVLQTNITALNYEVGRIGPDDLKPLVDNNWDRPFVAGVIDVKSTITETADEVADRIRSVLEFVPAEQLALSTDCGLINLNRMISASKLHALADGAAIVRAELTRRN, via the coding sequence ATGAAAGTTGGGTCGACAGACGTACTGCTGCCCACGACAATGGTTGGCAATTATCCGAACCCGCGGTGGTACGACGGACACGGATTCGCTCAATTCCCCAAGGGGGAATTTGTCTATGACGCGATCAGTAGGGAAGCGTTCGAAGATGCGGTTCTGGCCATCGTCCACGACCAAGAAGCGGCTGGACTCGACATCATTTCCGACGGCAAGGTCTATGGCGGGGACTCACCGTATGCATCGATCATTTATCACTACTACGAGCGGATGACCGGATTCAGACCGTCGGGAACGAATATCGGACTGCCGATCTATTCCACCCTGTACTCGCCGATCGTGGAATCCGAAGTGCGTCGCGAACATCCGTTCCATCTCGCGACGCTGCGAGCCACTCGGAAGGCAACGAAGAAGCCGGTCAAGGTGTCCTACGTGGGTATTCAGGCGCTGGCCGCTGCGGCGACGAACAATTTTTACTCCGAAGAACGTGAACTGGGCATGGCGATCGCCAAGGCGTTCAAAGAGGATTTCAAGGAGATCGAGCAGAACGGCTGCGACATCATCCAACTCGACGAGTTCGTCTGGCCCTATGGCATCGGCGACTGGGAGGTCGAGGCGATCAATTTCGCCATGGAGGGCATCAGCTGCGACTTCTGGGTACACGCCTGCTGGGGAAACTACTCCGGCACGCCGGGTTATTTGCCGGAGGAGAACGAAAAGGAATTCGGTGCCTGGGTCCTGGATAAGAGGACCAGCCACTCGGCCGGAACTGAGCGTGCGGCTGCAATCTTCCCGAAGGTGCTGCAAACCAATATCACCGCGTTGAACTACGAGGTGGGTCGCATTGGGCCTGATGATCTCAAACCTCTCGTCGACAACAACTGGGACCGCCCGTTTGTCGCCGGTGTCATCGACGTCAAGTCAACGATCACCGAAACAGCAGACGAGGTAGCCGACCGGATCAGGTCGGTCCTGGAATTTGTGCCGGCCGAACAACTCGCCCTTTCGACCGACTGCGGGCTGATCAACCTCAACCGGATGATCTCGGCAAGCAAGCTGCACGCGCTTGCCGATGGCGCGGCGATCGTTCGTGCCGAACTCACCAGACGTAACTAG
- a CDS encoding CoA transferase subunit A, whose product MPRPVQSTDRMRGYSMSRFSPYVDKRKSLSEAAQLIQSGNIVALGGGLCGRLPMALVREMIRLDRHDLHLVGSAHSIDVDMLVAAGSVAVCEESYVGFEQDLGLAPAFRLAATSGTIEVRESCCATILTQLRAAEMGVPFLPVRGVKGTGIANLHPEYGQIECPFTGEKLTAVPPLVPDVACIHAPLGDRYGNLHIDQPFVLDERFASASTRVVATVESVESPETVAAAGIVIPGHLVTAVAEVPFGAHPSSCYPQYAYDRVHLRTYLDAAKQGPEAVSAYLERYVYRGEESYRQEIDAQRLTGWSGSTQQWQELFQ is encoded by the coding sequence GTGCCACGTCCGGTTCAGTCGACTGACAGGATGCGCGGGTATTCGATGAGCAGGTTCTCCCCGTACGTGGACAAACGCAAATCGTTGTCCGAGGCGGCGCAGCTGATCCAGAGTGGCAACATCGTTGCCCTGGGCGGTGGTCTGTGCGGCCGACTGCCAATGGCATTGGTGCGCGAGATGATTCGGCTCGACCGCCACGATCTGCATCTGGTCGGATCCGCCCACAGCATTGACGTCGACATGCTGGTGGCAGCGGGAAGTGTTGCGGTCTGCGAAGAAAGCTACGTCGGCTTTGAACAAGACCTGGGTTTGGCTCCGGCGTTTCGCCTTGCTGCCACCTCGGGCACGATCGAGGTACGGGAGAGTTGCTGCGCGACAATCCTCACGCAGCTGCGCGCGGCCGAGATGGGGGTACCCTTCCTGCCGGTGCGCGGTGTCAAAGGAACCGGAATCGCCAACCTGCACCCGGAGTACGGCCAAATCGAATGCCCCTTCACCGGTGAGAAGCTCACGGCGGTACCGCCCCTGGTTCCCGACGTGGCGTGCATCCACGCACCGCTCGGTGACAGATACGGCAACCTGCACATCGACCAACCGTTTGTTCTCGACGAGCGGTTTGCCTCCGCGTCGACTCGAGTGGTGGCAACAGTCGAGAGCGTCGAGAGCCCCGAAACGGTGGCCGCGGCCGGCATTGTCATTCCCGGTCACTTGGTGACCGCGGTGGCCGAGGTGCCCTTCGGAGCCCATCCATCGTCGTGCTATCCCCAATACGCCTACGACCGAGTGCATCTGAGGACGTATCTCGACGCGGCCAAGCAAGGACCCGAAGCCGTCTCAGCCTATCTGGAGCGTTACGTCTACCGCGGGGAGGAGTCCTACCGCCAGGAAATCGATGCGCAACGTCTGACGGGTTGGAGTGGTTCGACACAGCAGTGGCAGGAGTTGTTTCAATGA
- a CDS encoding aromatic/alkene monooxygenase hydroxylase subunit beta, producing the protein MTVNHAVPQREVLSGSRTFTWVKPKGKRPTEYEDLTVGQQSTPAQFAFQGWPVRFDDGRDPYTADSTVLRSSDWYTFRDPNQTMNRNYIAGVHEAEKALQNTFIGADAAGLFDFAKPEWVREGLAKHYMTYPFVEYGMFLALCYAQREALSDTVTFSLVFEAADKLRHLQDVVYYSFELAEAHPDFDDSDSLQVWKEDPVWQGAREAIENVIALDDWMEVVVALNLCFDQLFGELVKIEYFSRFGGANGDLVTPSVIASSEADTVRTRAWTKELIRHLVEDPEHGEHNRSIISSWIAKWNTYSVKACDAFAPVFTQAPVQPTTYEDAMAEIRAKQTRYLAELNLEPQLVN; encoded by the coding sequence ATGACTGTCAACCACGCGGTACCACAGCGTGAGGTCCTTTCCGGAAGCCGGACCTTTACGTGGGTGAAGCCAAAGGGGAAACGCCCCACTGAGTATGAGGATCTCACCGTCGGCCAGCAGTCCACCCCCGCTCAATTCGCGTTCCAAGGTTGGCCAGTCCGTTTTGACGACGGTCGTGATCCTTACACCGCAGATTCGACCGTACTGCGGTCATCCGACTGGTATACATTTCGCGACCCGAATCAGACGATGAACCGTAACTACATCGCTGGCGTGCACGAGGCCGAAAAGGCTTTGCAGAACACGTTTATCGGCGCTGACGCGGCGGGACTGTTCGACTTCGCCAAGCCGGAGTGGGTGAGGGAAGGCCTCGCCAAGCACTACATGACCTACCCGTTCGTCGAGTACGGCATGTTCCTCGCATTGTGCTACGCCCAGCGGGAGGCCTTGTCGGACACCGTCACCTTCTCCCTGGTTTTCGAGGCTGCCGACAAACTGCGCCACCTGCAGGATGTTGTCTACTACTCGTTCGAACTGGCGGAGGCGCATCCTGACTTCGACGATTCCGACTCCCTTCAGGTCTGGAAGGAAGATCCGGTATGGCAGGGTGCCCGCGAAGCCATCGAGAACGTGATCGCTCTCGACGACTGGATGGAAGTCGTCGTCGCGTTGAATCTCTGCTTCGACCAGCTGTTCGGCGAACTGGTAAAGATTGAGTACTTCTCCCGATTCGGCGGCGCCAACGGCGATTTGGTGACGCCTTCGGTCATCGCCTCTTCTGAGGCGGACACCGTGAGAACGCGTGCGTGGACGAAGGAACTGATACGCCATCTCGTCGAGGATCCCGAGCATGGCGAACACAACAGATCCATCATCAGCTCGTGGATTGCGAAGTGGAACACCTACTCCGTGAAGGCCTGCGATGCGTTCGCCCCGGTTTTCACGCAGGCCCCGGTGCAGCCAACCACCTACGAGGATGCAATGGCTGAGATTCGCGCCAAACAAACTCGGTACCTCGCCGAACTCAACCTCGAACCCCAACTCGTCAACTAG
- a CDS encoding MEDS domain-containing protein: MRTTDAATVGVMGVSLAPGDHVCAFYPGAAERNEILIPYLQEGLDAGDKCICIVSDATEPDGDLDSIRCYSHHSNQLAVDRSSETYLKGGSFSSDRMLKYWDSAIRQAIEDGYTFARGAGEMTWALEAMPGVEDLVTYESELNDFLKEYPAVIVCLYELGRFSGEMLVEVLKTHPKVILGGIVLENPYYLDQAEYLASR, from the coding sequence ATGAGGACCACCGATGCGGCGACTGTTGGCGTCATGGGGGTTTCCCTGGCGCCCGGGGATCACGTCTGCGCGTTCTACCCGGGCGCGGCGGAGCGCAATGAGATCTTGATTCCCTACCTGCAGGAGGGCTTGGATGCCGGCGACAAGTGCATCTGCATCGTCTCGGACGCCACAGAGCCCGACGGCGATCTGGACTCGATTCGATGTTACTCACACCACAGTAATCAACTGGCCGTCGACCGTAGTAGCGAGACGTACCTCAAAGGTGGCAGTTTCTCCTCGGATCGGATGTTGAAGTACTGGGATTCAGCGATACGTCAGGCGATTGAGGACGGATACACCTTCGCCCGGGGCGCCGGCGAGATGACATGGGCCCTGGAGGCCATGCCTGGTGTGGAGGATCTGGTGACCTACGAGTCGGAGCTCAATGACTTCCTCAAGGAGTATCCCGCCGTTATTGTCTGCCTCTATGAGCTCGGCCGATTCAGCGGTGAAATGTTGGTCGAAGTTCTCAAGACACACCCAAAGGTGATCTTGGGCGGGATCGTGCTGGAGAATCCGTACTATCTCGACCAGGCCGAGTATCTTGCTTCTCGCTAG
- a CDS encoding PucR family transcriptional regulator, whose translation MAVAQEDGLTESYIELREQISNLQGLLMLSLLMTQSGDENKIMQLSITSVPSFYRCPFVGIYLNDRGWQNPLDPHDVSLERIELEPQIKALGPSGGVLNFTSYPWCVALPLRGLDANIGYFVVAAETEPSTGEQFLIRVLAQQTGVALANAGLHCKEQASTEALRRSNGALAESVAALEYAANIHARFTEIATKGQGEEGIATALHELTGLPVAIEDRFGNLRAWAGADCPDPYPKDDPATREAMLQRCIQAGEPIRQAGRLSAVANPRVDIMGVLSLIDPETAAGDQAKVALEHGTTVLAMELARLRSLAEAELRLRRDLVEELLLGTGDESALSRAEALGHDLGRCHRVLIVEPEGRTADMDKFFHSVRRAARNAQLGSLIVARASTVVILSDAEVNREKFLSAIGAYIGDDNCRIGVGGWCDRPQDFPRSYHEAQLALKMQRRSGTATAAAVTFYDELGVYRILAEVENQESVESFVRQWLGPLLDYDAAKGSQMVATLAGYLQCGGHYDKTTAALYIHRSTLKYRLSRIRDLLGIDINDPEARFNLELAARAWGTLEELAAGEGHMSPPAEVDPSV comes from the coding sequence ATGGCCGTAGCGCAAGAGGATGGCTTAACGGAGAGCTATATCGAGCTGCGCGAGCAGATCTCCAATCTCCAGGGATTGCTGATGCTTTCGTTGTTGATGACCCAGAGCGGCGACGAAAACAAGATCATGCAACTCAGCATCACATCTGTTCCCTCGTTCTACCGATGTCCATTTGTCGGAATTTATCTGAACGACCGTGGCTGGCAGAATCCGCTTGACCCCCACGATGTCTCGTTGGAGCGCATCGAGCTCGAGCCTCAGATCAAGGCCCTGGGCCCATCCGGTGGTGTGCTGAACTTCACCAGCTACCCATGGTGTGTGGCATTGCCGCTCCGCGGCCTGGACGCGAACATTGGATACTTCGTTGTCGCTGCGGAGACGGAGCCGTCCACCGGGGAACAGTTCCTTATCCGTGTTCTGGCACAGCAAACCGGCGTTGCGCTAGCCAACGCCGGCCTTCATTGTAAAGAACAGGCCAGCACTGAGGCCCTACGGCGCAGCAATGGGGCTCTCGCCGAGAGTGTGGCGGCCCTGGAATACGCCGCCAATATCCACGCCCGCTTCACCGAGATCGCAACGAAGGGCCAGGGCGAAGAAGGCATCGCCACCGCGCTGCACGAGCTGACCGGGTTGCCCGTGGCCATCGAGGACCGATTCGGGAACCTGCGAGCGTGGGCCGGCGCTGACTGCCCGGACCCCTATCCAAAAGACGACCCTGCGACGCGAGAGGCCATGCTGCAACGCTGCATCCAGGCCGGAGAACCGATTCGTCAGGCCGGTCGGCTGTCCGCGGTGGCCAACCCGCGCGTGGACATCATGGGCGTCCTGTCCCTCATTGACCCAGAAACAGCTGCCGGAGATCAGGCCAAGGTTGCTCTCGAGCACGGAACCACTGTGTTGGCAATGGAGTTGGCACGACTACGCAGCCTCGCCGAGGCCGAGCTGCGTCTGCGTCGCGACCTCGTCGAAGAGCTGCTCCTAGGCACCGGAGACGAGAGCGCGCTGTCGCGCGCCGAAGCGCTAGGCCACGATCTTGGCCGATGTCATCGAGTGTTGATCGTTGAGCCAGAGGGACGCACTGCTGACATGGACAAGTTCTTCCATAGTGTCCGCCGCGCAGCGCGCAATGCTCAGCTCGGTTCACTGATTGTCGCCCGCGCCAGCACGGTGGTCATTCTTTCCGACGCCGAAGTGAATCGAGAGAAGTTCCTGTCAGCAATCGGCGCCTACATCGGCGACGACAACTGTCGCATCGGCGTCGGAGGGTGGTGCGACCGCCCGCAGGACTTTCCCCGGTCCTACCACGAGGCTCAACTCGCACTGAAGATGCAAAGGAGAAGCGGCACAGCCACCGCCGCTGCCGTCACCTTCTACGACGAACTCGGCGTCTACCGCATCCTTGCCGAAGTAGAGAATCAGGAATCCGTTGAGAGCTTCGTGCGCCAATGGCTCGGCCCCCTACTCGATTACGACGCAGCGAAGGGGTCACAAATGGTAGCCACGCTGGCGGGCTATTTGCAGTGCGGTGGCCACTACGACAAGACCACGGCGGCACTGTACATCCACCGCAGCACACTGAAGTACCGACTCTCCCGTATCCGGGATCTGCTCGGGATCGACATCAACGACCCCGAGGCCCGATTCAATCTCGAACTGGCAGCCCGCGCGTGGGGGACGCTGGAGGAACTGGCAGCAGGAGAGGGTCATATGTCCCCTCCGGCCGAGGTTGACCCGTCTGTCTAG